The genomic window GGTGATTTTAATTCACCCGCTTTGTTATTAGTGTTCCTCGATAGTCTGTTACAGATTGTCTATATCTGGTATAATAGGTTAGGGTGATGGGATATGCAGGTAAATTTACCATACCCGGTAATGTTGCAAAACAATCTGTTGCAGGGTGAAGTTTTAACTGCCACGGTGCTGCAGAATGTCGACGGCGGTTATATTATCGATTTAAACGGCCTGGAAATTTTTGCGCAATCGGACCTGAACCTTGAGCCGGGAAATCTTTTGAGGCTTAAGGTAATTGAATCGGCTCCTTCACGACTGATATTAAAGGTCATAAATACCGACACCCGGGCAAAAGGTATTCAGGATGAGCCGCCTGTCCTCTCAAAACACCTTTCCTCCGTCGAAATCAGGGCAGCGTTCAAGCTCCTGTCAAAATTGAATCTACCCATCACCGGGGAAAGGCTTTCAATGGTGTCCGATTTGCTGGCCGGTATTGTAAATAATAATGGACATCCCGATCCTAGGCCTGATAAATCTGACGCTTTCAAGGAAAATCTGGCCCTTAGGGCTTTAAATATAATATATAAAGAGGCAAGGCCTGACAATATTTATTTTTTTGCTCTCCCCCTGCCGGAATATAAAACAGTTTATTTCAGACTATCCAGCGGTTCTAAAGCTAATGGCGGCAGGGTTTTGTTCCATTTAAGCTTCATAGTTGAAACCGTGACTCTTGGTCCGATCCTGGCTGAAATCTATCAAACCGAAAGTTCCACCGCAGCCTCGCTCACTTTTGAAGAAAGAAAGGGCATGGAAATCGTCCGAAAGGCTGTAGCCGATCTTGGCCCTCAAGCCGGCAGCCTGTTAAAATCTTTGAAAATGAAGGTGGGGAAAGTTTCAAAGCGGGATTTCTTTTTAAAGGGCCTTGAAGCCCCCGGCTTTTCGCCGGGCATAAATCTGCAGGTCTAGCCGATAAGATTACAGGGTGTGATGACGTGAATTATACAAACGATGATATCCTTAAAAAAATAAAAAAGCCGCAGCGCTAAAATACGATGCGGAAAAAGATGCAGCTCCCCGGGTGACGGCCCTGGGCGAGGGGGAATCTGCTCAAAAAATGCTGGAACTTGCCCGGGAGCACAACATACCCATATACAAAGATCCTGCAATGGCCGAGGCCCTGGTGAAGCTTGATATAGGCCAGGAGATCCCGCCCGAACTCTACAGGGCGGCAGCGGAGATTCTGGCCTTTATATATAGCCTTGAGAGGCAGGATTGAATAAGGCTTATTCCACCGTCACTTCTACCCGCACTCCATCTTCTTCATCGAAGATGTCCACTATCTTGCCCTGTTCGCCGTTTTTAACGGCTTCCATTATTTCATCCATGTTCACATCTTTTACATATTCTTTTGGAACGAATTTCAGTCCGAACTTTACCAGTCCATAAGGGATGTTGACATTTACCTTCTGCCTGTTGGACTTCATGTCGTAAACCCTTACTCTGAGCCACTTTATATTGCCTCCGGTTGTTTGGGCCGCCACGGGTTTTTGATCCAGGGCTGCAAGAAGCTCCATACCTTCCTGGGCCGATATCGTGCCCGACTCGATCATCTTCAAAATACTCATTCTTTCTTCATCCATGGATATTATCCTCCTTTTTGCATTCTAACGTTTTTTACCCTTAGAGTCCTCCGGGCATGAGTCTTAACGGTCTTTTAAAAGCTTTAGGGCTTCCTGAGGAGAAATCTCCCCTTTTTCAAGTTTCTCAAGTACTTCTTTCCTGTTTACCGTATTTTCCTCCACTGCTTCAACCTTATACCCCAGTGCCAGAATAACATTTTCAAGCCTGCTCCTGATAGTCGGATAGGATATGCCCAGTTCCTTTTCCATTTCTTTCAGGTTGCCCCTGCATTTAATGAAAATCTCTATAAAGGTTCTTTGTTCCCTGGTGAGGTAGCAGAACTTGCACATCGAAAATTCGCCTTCCATAGCCGTGCCGCATCTTGAGCAGGTTAGCCTGGTTACAGTAAATTTTTCATTGCAAACGGGGCACCTGCCTATGATTTCATTCAAGCCATCACCACCCCGGGTCTAAATTTTTATTTTCGAGTTAAAAATCTTAATCTTATTATACCATATAAATTAATTTTTCAATATGTACTTTTATATTTTTTATATATAGCTGAATATTTTTTATAAAATATCTCTCACGGATCAATTTTATTAAAAGCTGATTTTAGTGCGGTCAAACTTAATGAGGTATTATGGGACTTTCTGCGTAGTGGGTCCCAATGACGCCATGAACCGATAGTTTATGATATTATATTTTGGAGCCCGAAAGGGCTCTTTAGTTTTTATACCCCATAAGACGATGATCATGATTGCCAAT from Biomaibacter acetigenes includes these protein-coding regions:
- a CDS encoding SHOCT-like domain-containing protein, coding for MDEERMSILKMIESGTISAQEGMELLAALDQKPVAAQTTGGNIKWLRVRVYDMKSNRQKVNVNIPYGLVKFGLKFVPKEYVKDVNMDEIMEAVKNGEQGKIVDIFDEEDGVRVEVTVE
- a CDS encoding DUF2089 domain-containing protein, encoding MNEIIGRCPVCNEKFTVTRLTCSRCGTAMEGEFSMCKFCYLTREQRTFIEIFIKCRGNLKEMEKELGISYPTIRSRLENVILALGYKVEAVEENTVNRKEVLEKLEKGEISPQEALKLLKDR